One Fervidicoccaceae archaeon genomic window, CCTTTAGCAACAATGTTTTTCTTCCCGATCGCCACATTTCCGTCTCTGCGATAATTAACCGGTACCCACTCCCCAGGATCTTGTGTGAAAAAGTAGAGTTTTTTGCCTAAATGGTAAATGTTACCCTCTTTTTCTATCTTCAACTGTCCCAAACCATCACCTAGTGTCTTAAACTTCAGTTTGGTATCTAATATCTTAACTTCGCTATACTCTCTTATCTCTCGAGTAAGGTGAAGTGAATCCGTGTCAGTGTACTGTAACCCTTCCTTATTCTGTTTCATTAACTGATAAAGGTATAACCTAGCGTATGCGGTGACGTAACTGGCGATGGCTACGGAGTATCGAGGTGTTAACTCTTCCTTTGTGTAGACAATTTCATCTATCCGTGTGTATACTTTACCGTTAAATAGAGTGCGTCCTTCTCTCTTGATTATGTTAAGTATTTCCGGATCCTTCACTATCATAGCTCTTGCTTTATGCAAACCAAACTTACCGTAGGCGCTATTGAGTATCATTTTAGCTACTGTCCTAAGCGTTTGCCCTTCTACTCCACCTTTCTTTTCACCTTGCTTTTTCATTTCGTAGTATTTATCAATAAACTCGGTAAACAGATAGTCAGATTTAAACCATTTACTACTAATAAACTGTATCTTGCATTCCTCATAACGTAACGCTTGTACTTCCGGAGTAGTTAAGACAGCTTCATTTTCTAATACTTGGGTAAGAATGTTCTCACCGTTAAATCTTGTCTTAGTGACAACTGGCATTAAGTCAGTATCGCATTTGAATCTGACACGGTGGAATCCTAGATAACCACGCTTGATAGCTTGATTGAATGACATGTCATCTTTTACTGGCATAGTAGGATATCTAAAGGAGCGCATGACCGTAGGGTACAGTGAATTTACGTCATAAACCTTTTGTCTTTCACTGAATGATGAAATCACTAGTGGATCTACACGTCCGCCTCGATAGCTTTCAATTATCATAGGATCATTTATTTCAGTTATTACGCCCGCATATTTGTCAGGATCCATAAGCGCTTTCTTTAATCCCTGAGCTTCTGGCATCATTTTTAAGAGTATTCGGAATGAAATGCTAGGTAGAGTTGTACCATGTGTTTCAATTCTATTAAAAAATCTAGTTAAAACTATGTGAAGCGCCCTAGCGTCATTTCTAGCAAGCTCCTCGCCGTGTTCATTAACGTAATTATTCCACTCTTCAGGGTTAGTCTCTATCTTATCGTAGTTTATTTGCGCCTCTTCCTTGTAATTTAACTCTGGTGCAAACGTCTTAATAGCGTTCTTTAGCGAAGTTGTCAGTATAGGCATACTATCCCTTACCCACGTACCACCCGCAAAGTTAATGGAGAATGGAGCATCAAAGCTAGCGTCCTCAATCATGTCAGCAAACATTGATATCCTCAGAAGCGACATATCGTACTTGGCGTTATGGATAAAGATGGTAGACTTAGCGTTTATCATGTACTCTAACACTTTTTTCTGATCCGTAAAACACGTCTCTGACGTTCCGTCACTGAAACATCCCACAGCAAAAACGTGACGAATTTCATCACCTTCTCGTTTAAACTTTGCCTCACTATCATACGTAAGAAATTTCATACTTAATTGTTTCTAATGCGGGGATTAAAAGCTTGTGTATCCGTGATATCATCATAAATAACGGTGAGGCTTATGCTACATGCAATGACGATGAGAAAAGGATAGTCATGTGTGCTTTCGAGAAGTACAAACGAATACTTGAGGAAGCGAGAGTCAAGCGGGCACTTAAGGAAAAATTCAACACTACAGAAAAGGAGAAGATAGCACTAGCAGAGTGCTTTG contains:
- a CDS encoding DNA polymerase, coding for MINAKSTIFIHNAKYDMSLLRISMFADMIEDASFDAPFSINFAGGTWVRDSMPILTTSLKNAIKTFAPELNYKEEAQINYDKIETNPEEWNNYVNEHGEELARNDARALHIVLTRFFNRIETHGTTLPSISFRILLKMMPEAQGLKKALMDPDKYAGVITEINDPMIIESYRGGRVDPLVISSFSERQKVYDVNSLYPTVMRSFRYPTMPVKDDMSFNQAIKRGYLGFHRVRFKCDTDLMPVVTKTRFNGENILTQVLENEAVLTTPEVQALRYEECKIQFISSKWFKSDYLFTEFIDKYYEMKKQGEKKGGVEGQTLRTVAKMILNSAYGKFGLHKARAMIVKDPEILNIIKREGRTLFNGKVYTRIDEIVYTKEELTPRYSVAIASYVTAYARLYLYQLMKQNKEGLQYTDTDSLHLTREIREYSEVKILDTKLKFKTLGDGLGQLKIEKEGNIYHLGKKLYFFTQDPGEWVPVNYRRDGNVAIGKKNIVAKGVKKDQDVEIHYDPDPLKMYLFQNFKAIKSRLAYNVSITVPKKVLVKARLKYSGDEKKIGEPV